One window of Theropithecus gelada isolate Dixy chromosome 4, Tgel_1.0, whole genome shotgun sequence genomic DNA carries:
- the LOC112623815 gene encoding uncharacterized protein LOC112623815 isoform X1, whose product MGRKEHESPSQPHLCGWEDSQKPSGPSHGPKTPSCKGVKAPHPSVSQAWKQDREQSLAAAYVPVVVDSKGQNPDKLRFNFYTSQYSNSLNPFYTLQKPTCGYLYRRDTDHTRKRFDVPPANSVLWRSQA is encoded by the exons ATGGGCAGGAAAGAGCATGAAAGCCCCAGCCAGCCTCACTTGTGTGGCTGGGAG GACTCACAGAAACCCTCTGGACCCAGTCATGGGCCAAAGACACCATCATGCAAGGGGGTGAAGGCTCCACACCCATCCGTGTCCCAGGCGTGGAAGCAGGACCGCGAGCAGTCTCTGGCAGCAGCCTATGTGCCGGTCGTGGTGGACTCTAAGGGGCAGAATCCAGACAAGCTCAGGTTCAATTTCTACACCTCCCAGTACTCCAACTCCCTGAACCCCTTCTACACTTTGCAGAAGCCTACCTGTGGCTACCTGTACCGTCGGGACACTGACCACACCCGCAAGCGCTTTGATGTGCCTCCTGCCAACTCGGTCTTGTGGCGCTCCCAGGCCTGA
- the LOC112623815 gene encoding uncharacterized protein LOC112623815 isoform X2: MCEDSQKPSGPSHGPKTPSCKGVKAPHPSVSQAWKQDREQSLAAAYVPVVVDSKGQNPDKLRFNFYTSQYSNSLNPFYTLQKPTCGYLYRRDTDHTRKRFDVPPANSVLWRSQA; this comes from the exons ATGTGCGag GACTCACAGAAACCCTCTGGACCCAGTCATGGGCCAAAGACACCATCATGCAAGGGGGTGAAGGCTCCACACCCATCCGTGTCCCAGGCGTGGAAGCAGGACCGCGAGCAGTCTCTGGCAGCAGCCTATGTGCCGGTCGTGGTGGACTCTAAGGGGCAGAATCCAGACAAGCTCAGGTTCAATTTCTACACCTCCCAGTACTCCAACTCCCTGAACCCCTTCTACACTTTGCAGAAGCCTACCTGTGGCTACCTGTACCGTCGGGACACTGACCACACCCGCAAGCGCTTTGATGTGCCTCCTGCCAACTCGGTCTTGTGGCGCTCCCAGGCCTGA